CTATCCAACAATCTCGACCGATATGCTCGAGTCTCTGGACCCCAATTCGGCCGTGGGAACTCAAGGCGTCAACGCTGGTAAAGGTGTTGGAGCGCAGGGTGTTGCGAAAAAGACTTACTGGCAGCTGTTTGCCGTGCTCTACTCATGGGTTGGCTCGACTGTGGACATCGTAATGACCAATTCGACGTGGACTCAGGGGCACATTCAGAGTCTATGGGGCCCATACCGCACAGgaaagagcaagaaggatCCAATCGTGGTGGTCTACCCCCCTACCGCTGTGCGAGAGATGGAACAAGAGGTCGAGGTTTCAGAGGAGAGTGAGAAGCGACGAGAAAAGGCCATCGTATACCTGGCACAATTCCGACCCGAGAAGAACCATCAACTCATTATGCAGTCCTTTGCCACATTCCTCAAGAGAAAGAGCGAAGCCTCCAAGGGTGCGCGTCTAATCCTCATTGGAAGTGTACGAGATGACCACGACTCGAAGCGTGTGTACCAGCTGCGCCTCCTTGCCAACGAGCTGGGAATCAAGAACAGCGTCGAGTTCCACCTTGACGCCTCGTGGTCGGAGATCCTCGAGTGGCTGCGGAAGGCCTACATTGGCGTTAACGGCATGTGGAACGAACACTTTGGTATTGGTGTCGTCGAGTATCAGGCTGCTGGGCTTATTTCTGTCGTTCACGATAGTGCTGGGCCCAAGTTTGATATCGTCGTGCCAATCGACGGCGAGCCAACTGGTAAGCAGCTCGACCTTCATATCGTGTTGGATTGACCACTAACTTTCGCAGGCTTCCACGCTACGACAGAAGAGGAGTTTGCGGATGGTTACGAAAAGGCCCTGTCGCTGCCTGATCCATTGGCAGTCCGCCTCAGGGCACGCGAGTCGGCAAAGAGGTTTACTGAGGAAGAGTTTGCCAAGAAGTGGACGGTTCAGATGGCACGCTTGGTAACGCTTGCGAGGTAGAGCGTGAGGCGAAAGTAAAGTTGCATGATAGACCAAAGGATACCCCCTTTTTACAAACAGTTCACTACTGGAAGTCGTATATAGAGTAGAGAATACAGCGCGGAGCTGACAGCGAATGCTTGTGAGATGCAACACCAAATCATGGACAAACAGATGCTACGTGGATGAGTCTATCTATTGATTTACAAGGTAAAGCCTCCGCTATTCTTCTGCCTCGACTCGGCTGCAACATCAAACACGCCGTCTCTATCCCTGGTCAAAGCCTGCACCGCACTCAACCCCTCCTCAACCCAGGTAATATTGTGCCCCTTGGCCCTCAGCCCGGGAACTTCCCAGCGGCTGAACCTGTTTTCAAGGAGGAGTTGGTTGGGCAGCAACTGGTTGTGCATCCTGGGCTCGCGGACAGCGTCTTTGACGGTCCACGACGGCGAGGTGAGGATGCGCCAGGCGACTTGGGTCGTGGACGAGATGATCCGGGAGCCGCCAGCGGCTCCAAGGACGGCTACTAGAGTACCATCTTTGAGGGAGACTATTATGGGTGTGCATGAAGATAGGGGGCGCTTGTTTGGGCGGATGAAATTCTCCTTAGCTGGGGCAAAGCCGAACTCGTTGGGGACACCGGGGATGGAGAAGTCGTTCATCTCGTTGTTTCTGGAGGGTGAGTTTGAAGAAACCAGTGATATAAGAGGAAGGACTTACAGGATGACGCCGGTGAGGTTGTCCATGAGGAGCGATCCAAAGATGAGGTTGACGGTCGTGGTTAGGGAGACAGCCATGCCGTCCGCATCCGCCGTGACAATGTGAGAGGTTCCATGACCATTAGATGAGTAGATCCTCGAAGGGTCATATTTCTCAATGTCCTGCGTAGTCAGGGGGTCAATACGGCTGCGAATCTTTTCGGCCGTCGTCGAGTTGAGCATCTCTTCCTCAAAATCGGGCACATCATCGACGAAGTCAGGATCCCCTAACCGCAGCCGAGCCCCGTACGCAAACTTCATGGCCTCGATGTACCTGTGAAGCGTGAGGTTACCGTCCTGGCTCTGGTCCTCGTAGCCGTCCATGGTGTTTAGGATGTTGAGAGAGACGGCGCCGCCGGCGGGGGAGCTGACGCCGTAGACGTCGTAGCCCTTGTACTCGGTGTGTAGGACCTTTCGGGAGATGACCTTGTAGTTTGCGAAGTCTTCGAGTGTCATTGTGCCATTGAACTCTTGGATGGTCTTGATCATGCTCTCGGCTGGGATGTGTTAGGTGTGTATTGTGTCTGGACTCAGGGGCTTACCGATGGGGCCGGTGTAAAAGGCCTCAGAGCCATGATCGGCAATAGCTTGAAGAGTACTACAAAAGTTAGCAATGTCAATTATAGGCGGGATTTAGCCTACCGCGCATATCGAGGTCTTCTGATAGTGTCTCCCTCGCGGAGAAGTTGACCTGCATACCATCAGCGTAGTTTCTAGTTCAGGGGTAGAGTAACGAACCATCTCGAGTGAAATCCTCGGCCCATGAAGGGTCTTCCACGAGGAAGTTGTACTTTCCAGCGGACAACTTGGACACAAACTTGTTCATGTCGCCATTGACTAGTTATGGAGTTAGTTGATACTTAAAGCGGTCAACCTGGTTCTTACCTCTGAAGCCATCGTTGGCTACCTTGATAGCCCCTTGCATGATGGTTTTCCATGGGAGTTTCTGCCGACTTGGGTTAGCGAGCAAAAGATGAAAAGGGGACTATTGATACTTACACCGTACTTCTTGTGAGCGTACTCCAACCCCCGGACCTCGCCAGGTACACCGACAGACAAGCCTCCATGGATGCTTCCCTCGACGTTTCCCTGGTACATATTCTCGTGGGCTGCGGCTGGAGCTGACTCGCGAAAGTCGATGGCTTCATAGTTGCCCTTTTCATCCCGAACGAGCATGaatccacctccaccaatgCCCGAGTGATACATGCCGATAACGCCGACACAAAAGGTCGTGCCGACCATGGCATCAACAGCATTACCCTAAATATGTCAGAGCTAGAAAAGGTATATAGTCTTGTTTGTAGACTTACACCACGCGCGAGCAGATCCCTTCCTATGTAGCTGCACTCCCGAGCCTCGGACGCCACGGCGCCTCTGGTACCACCTTCTGAACGGAACAGGTACTCCTCATTGACGGGGCTGGCCGCCAATAGTCCATATTGAGCAAAGAGCAGGCATAAACGCCTCACGCCGAATACACGCCCTGGCAAGCATTAGTAAGTGTGCAACGTTGAAAGGATGTTGTGAAACTTGCCCATTTGTAAGTGCTTGTTGCTTATCTAGAAGGGGTCACTGCACCAAGATAAACATTCCCGAACTTTGAACAAAGACGGGGGAAAAGTCAAAGTCCAATGAGTTGAAGGTGAAGCAAAAGGGAGATATCGCGAATTTTTAAAATGCACAAGCAAAGGAAGCGTTGACGTGATGAGACCCCGGGTCCGATCTCCGGCCAGTGCGGCGGGATGGGACGCGGCTTCCCCCGGTAGTTGCAAGCGGCCTCGTGAGTCGCATCACCTGCCATTCCGGGGACCAATCAGCGGGGCGGCGGTGACAGGAGCCGACCGAGTCATTGGCCGACAAAGGTTGCTCATTGAAGGACATAGAAGTTACAGATTACGCAGTGCGTTGTTGATGTGAGCGCGTGAGGACATTGCTAATGAGAAAAATTGTGTTGTACAGTATATGCCTATTTGGTATTGTTTAGCATGGGACCCCGGGGTGGTCAAATGGCTTCTTTTTCTGTTGTACAGATTGTCAGACGACGAGGGTAGATGTAGGTATGTGCAATGCATGAAAGAAGCATAAGCAACTCGTCATGTGAATATTAAAGATGAAGTGTCTTGTAAGTAGTCAGGTACAACCTCTATCTCAAGTCAATAGTCTCGAGATTAAAGACGTGCTCTTATCGTTGTTGGATATAATCCCTGTCCTGGTTTCGGAGGAGGATAGAAACTCCGACCAATGACAGCCGCTCATGTCATCAGCCAATCAGACAGAGCCTAAAACGCAGCCCAAGGACCCCAAAATCTCAAAGTGGGGCACCTGCAAGAACCTTTCCTCTGTCTCATTCTAGACTCGAAGAAATCTTGTAAAACTTCAAAAAGGTGTGAACAACAGCAAATTTTCAAAATCACTCCTCTCAACACTCTATAAATATCCTTAAGTCGTCCATGAGACGACTGAGGCTTCTGCCACTCGTCTCTCTCACAAGAAGAGCGCGCCCTTACAATCCCCGCCCATTCGCAGCCATGGCAACCGCCCAGGCAGAGGCAGCACCCGCCGCGCTCAACGGCCACTCACAAAGCAACGGCCACACAGAAAAGCCCTTCAACAAGAGGCCCAACCAGCAGAACAATCGACAGtggaagcagaagaagacaaAGCGGGAGAGGAACATTACTGAGGGGTCGTCTGAGGAGGTCCTCAAGTATGACGTCGAGGCTCTGCTCAAGATGAGGGCGGTTGAGTATGGAGAGGGGACTGAGAATGGGGTCGAGGTTCTTCCGGAGGAGGGCACCGAGACGGAGGTCGAGGTTCTGGAGCTGTCGTCTACGGGAGAGGGTCTGGCTATGAGACCCGGCTCGAATCAGGTCTACGTTGTGCCCTTCACCGTTCCTGGTGACCTGGCGAGGGTCAAGGTTTTCCGCCATGTGCGCCGCGACAACCAGACCATGGCCGACTTCATCTCCGTCGTCAAGCCTTCCCCTCTACGCGACGATGCCCGCATCAGCTGCAAGTACTTTGCTTCGTGCGGCGGCTGCCAGTTTCAAATGCTCGACTACGCGGAGCAGCTCCGCCTCAAGAGGCGCGTCCTCGAGAAGGCCTACCAGAACTTTTCCAACCTTGATCCTGCTGTCGTGCCTACTGTTCAAGACACAATGGGAAGCCCTCTGCAGTATGGATATCGCACCAAGTTGACGCCGCACTTTGACGGACCCCCTGGATTCCGTCCCAGCAAGAGGGGGAAGAACCCCCGTGTCCCCTTTGAGAGCTGCCCCGACATTGGTTTCATGCAAAAGGGCCGTCGAAAGGTGTTGGATATCGAAGACTGCCCTATCGGCACCAGTGCCGTTCGTCTGGGTATGGCTAAAGAGAGAGAACGCATGCAGAGCGAGTTCAAGGATTATAAGCGTGGTGCTACCCTCCTCCTGCGAGAAAACACACAGCGTCTGCCAAAGGACAGCCAAGATATACCCTCCGAACTACCCCCTCACACCGTCCGCGTCGACAACGAAGACACAGTCGACATCAAATCCTGCATCACAGACTCCaaggccaccaccaccgagtACATCGGCCCCTACACCTTCACCAACCCTGCCGGCTCCTTCTTCCAGAACAATAACTCCATCCTCCCATCTTTCACCACCTACGTCCGCGACCGCATCCTGCCCCCTACCGGCTCCGGCATGGAGATCAAGTACCTCATCGACGCCTATTCGGGCTCTGGCCTCTTCACCATCACCCTGTCGTCCCTTTTCCAGCACTCTATTGGTATCGACATTGCTGCCGACTCGATCGCCTACGCAAGCCGCAACGCCGCCCTCAACGGCCTCAACGAGGATCGCTGCAAGTTCATCGCCGCCGACGCAGGCGAGCTCTTCAAGAGCGTCACATACAACCGCGACGAGACCGTCGTCGTGCTCGACCCCCCTCGCAAGGGCTGTAACGCCGACTTCCTGGGCCAGCTGCGCAAGTTTGGCCCCCGTCGTGTGCTCTACGTCAGCTGCAACGTGCACACTCAGGCCAGGGACGTGGGCGTCTTGGTGcgcggcgagggcgagggtgaGAGATACGAGATTGAGAGTCTGAGGGGTTTTGACTTCTTCCCTCAAACTGGACATGTCGAGGGCGTTGCTATTCTCAACAGGGTTGATACCAAGGCATGAAATGGTTAAAAATAGGGACACGGCGCTTTAAAAAGGGGAAAATTTgatagatttttttttctcattGCGACACTTGTAATCATTGTCCTCATAAAAAGAACCGCTGCATTAACTCGTGAGTGACAAACAAAATTGCCAACTCATGGCCAGCATATATATGCACAACCACCACCTCATGTTCATGACTTGTCTCCCAGCAGAGCCTTGAGGGCCTGCACCGTCACCTCGAGAACCTCGGGCCTCCGGCTCTTCTTCAGACACTCCTTGAGGACCTCgacaccatcctcatccttgatctTTTGCCGCGCCAGCTCACCgacctcgccctcggccgTCACCAGGTTAAGGACCACAAACACGCCGCGGTGCCGGatgttctcgtcgtcgtcgacgcaCATGGACAGGACGACCTTGATGCCGCGCTCCCGGTTGATGATGCCGCGGATGACCCCCTCGAAGGATGTGAGCGAGGCCAGGGCGCCGCCTGCCGCACTACGGGTCCCGGCGTCTTCAGCGTctgcgagggcgaggaggatgtgAAGGCGGTTTCGAGCCTTGGCAGTCTCCTCGGCATACagggcgatggcttcaggTGCCTGGACGAGGTTGCAGACGAGCTCGACAGCTGCCTTGGAGACGAGGGCGTTAGATGAGAGCATCTGCTCCTCAATCTGGAACCACGCAGTCGCAATGATGCTGCGTCTCGTATCTTCATCGTCCATAGAGGCTAGGTTAGTCAGTGCCATGAGAGCCTCGAAAGAGGGGAGAAGGTCTCGCGTCTCAGCAGCTGGGTCAGGAGGGACGATAGACACAAGGGGCCGGATTGCGGCACTGATGGGGTTTGATCGGTTGCCGCCAAAGACGAGGGCAGGGTTTGTGCTGATGAGAATCCGGGCAAGGGCCTGCGCGGCGAGACGGCGGGCTGGTGCCTCAGTCTGGGGAAGCGTCATCCATGCTGTGAGCAGGAGCTTGACGGCGCCCTGCTGGGCGAGCTGGCCGCGAAGAGTCTTGGTGACAGACAACgcaaagatgatggagatgaccaGCGATAGAGACGCCGGCGAACCATTCTTGCTGTGAGTGACGAGCACAGGCGTGATGCCGGCATCAAACACCAACTTACACCGCTTCGCGACATGCTCGTCGTCGTTCAGGGGGTCCGGCCCGCCAAGTTTCCCAGCGGCGTTGGCGTACGCCTTGAGCtggttcatcttcttctcctcctcggtgaggTTGGGAAGGTACTTTGTGAGATTAACAAAGATGCTCAGGGCTCCGTAGGTGGTCGGAGAACGCGGCTGTGCCTCGCTGAGAGTCTTGACGAGCTTCTGAAGCAGCTCAGGGTTGCTCACAATCGACTCCTTCACCTTGGGCTGGAGAGACGCATAGGCCAGACCCTCGATGGAGTGCTTTCTTCCGTGATCTTCATCCCGCAGGATCATCTTGGTGAACATGCCAGAGAGGTCCTCAATACTAGTGACGGCTGGCTCAATCCTCGACTGGCTAGTCTCGCCGGGAGCGGGCTTCGCGGGAACTGCCTTGAATTCTGAGTTAGTTAGTCGTGAACAAAGCACCGCACGCATATCTCTCTCACCCTCAGCTTGGCCAGGATGACGGCGGCCAGGTACTGGACCTGCTCCGAGTGCCGCCTCATGGTGATGGAGCCGCCGTCGCTCTGGAGGTTGGGGTCGGCGTTGGTGCTGCGGACGATCTCGCTGAGGTCCTGGTCGACAATCTCCTCGAGCCACTCGATGCAGTacttgttgatggcctcgcggCAGAGCGAGTTCATGCAAGCGGCGTTGAGCATCTCCAAACACGCCGTCTCGACCTTGCGGCTCTTCCACTTGCGTCGCATCAGAGTGCCCAGGCTGGGGAGGAAGTCTTCGTTGAGGAAGAGCTCTGCGGTGAGATCCGGGACGATGGGGAAAGTGGCGGCAGCGACGCAAAAGGCGACAATGTAGTCGTCGTAGGTGCCTCTCCGGACACGGTCAAAGAAAAAGGTCGATAGCTTCTTGGAGCCGTCGTCGCCGGCAGCCTTGAGGTAGGCCGACGTTGAAAGAGTGGCGTGCCCACGGACTATCTCAGGCTGTCGCATATCGAGATAGCACAAAACCGTGTCAACGCAGTCGCCGTCGATGACCTTGCAGATAGTCTCGTGGGACTTGTCCTTCTGGCGGGTCTCATAGTCgtcgttgaggagcttggtTAGCTCGTCGAGGTCACGGCACGTCTCATTGTCCTCCTGGCCGCCCTCCATCAAGCGCGCAAAGACGATGAGGGTCTGATCCTCCAGAGAAGGAGCGGGAGGCTCCTGCTTGGCCGGTTCAGCCatgagaaaaagaaaaaatccTCAGATATTATCAAATAGATGATGTGAGATAGTTGGGTTGGAGGATCGTCCAGGTTTTGAAAGGAAAACAATGGAAAAGCTCGAGGCCCAAAACAGGAGCCCGTGATGTAAATCGATAACGCCCCTCATCTCAACTCATCAATCAGCCTGACCTGTGAGACCACTAGAAGCGCTAGAACCTTGCTTTTTCTTAGTGGCCGCAACCCCCCAACCACGACCGCTGATAAGCCCATGCTCCCCCCGCCGCTTTGGGAGCTACGTCACGTGTTTTGGCGTCTATGGGCGCTGCGCTAGGGGGATTGCTCCAGGGGCTCATTAGCCCTCGCAGCCGCGTCCCATTCGTGATGCTCCCACACCCTGCCACTGCGGATGACGTCCAGCGAACGACTagatttttttcttttttacccTTTCAATCCCTGTAGCCGTAACAAGAAACTCTTAGGCTCGCACGACAGGATCCTTCGAGTCGGTCGTGATATTCGGGGCTTCGAGGCTCATGTCTTTCATCCTCGGGGCGGCCTGAGATCGCGGCAAGTCGTCGCACAGACCGGGACGCTATAACCACTAGGCCAGCCGCCGTTCAGCGTGCAACTTGAGCCTCAACATTGCCCTTGCAGACGCCATTCTTTGTCTGACTGCCTTGGGCTGCCTGCGTCAACGTTTCTCGCCTCTCAGCGTCGCGACCTGCAGCGCAACTTGTCTCACTTGCGCAGCGTTCATCTCCTCCACGGCCTCGTAGCCGTCTCCCCAACCGACATCCTCACAACCACGTCCGCCTCGTTTTCATCATGGACGCCGTCGATGTTTCGGAGCACTACGAGGTCAGCACCCGCGAGGACACGCCCTCCCTCCTTACCATCGTCCTTGACACGAATCCGCGAGCATGGGCTGCCATCGGTAATGTCCTACCTTTGTCTAGGGCCATCGCAAATATCCTCGTCTTTGTCAACGCCCATCTCGCCTTCAGCAACGCCAACCAGGTCGCCCTCATTGCCGCCCACGTCGACCGCGCACAATGGCTCTACCCGACGCCACCCAAGCCCACCCGCGATGCCTCGGGCGATGTATCTATGAAGGACGCCGCCCCGGCTCAGACGTCGTCGGCCAACAAGTTCCCCCAGTTTGCGCAGATCGAGGCTGCCGTCCTAGACTCTGTGAGGAAACTCATGGATCAGACGACCGAGGCTGACCTCGCCGCCACCACGACACAACTCTCAGGGGCATTAACGCTGGCCCTCTGCCACATCAACAAGGCTGCGCAAGCTCTCTGCTCGCCCACCGCCAACCTCGAGGACAGCCACAAGGCCACCACCACGGCACCTCCCACCGTACGCGGCcgcatcctcgtcatctccgTGTCCGACTCGGAGCCTTCGCAATACATCCCTACCATGAACGCCGTTTTCGCCGCCGCCCACGCCCAGGTCGCCATCGATACCCTCTCCCTCACCGGCGACCCGACCTTTCTACAGCAGGCATGCTTCAACACGGGTGGCACATACCTCGCCGCAACTCATCCCCAGGGTCTGCTCACCTATCTCATGTTCGGTCTCATTGCCGACACAGAGGCTCGTGAGGCTCTCGTCGCGCCGACCCATGATACGGTCGACTTTCGCGCGGCGTGCTTCTGCCACGGTCGAGTTGTTGACACTGGCTTTGTCTGTTCCATCTGCCTCAGCATCTTTTGCG
This region of Fusarium falciforme chromosome 5, complete sequence genomic DNA includes:
- a CDS encoding TRAM domain-containing protein, which produces MRRLRLLPLVSLTRRARPYNPRPFAAMATAQAEAAPAALNGHSQSNGHTEKPFNKRPNQQNNRQWKQKKTKRERNITEGSSEEVLKYDVEALLKMRAVEYGEGTENGVEVLPEEGTETEVEVLELSSTGEGLAMRPGSNQVYVVPFTVPGDLARVKVFRHVRRDNQTMADFISVVKPSPLRDDARISCKYFASCGGCQFQMLDYAEQLRLKRRVLEKAYQNFSNLDPAVVPTVQDTMGSPLQYGYRTKLTPHFDGPPGFRPSKRGKNPRVPFESCPDIGFMQKGRRKVLDIEDCPIGTSAVRLGMAKERERMQSEFKDYKRGATLLLRENTQRLPKDSQDIPSELPPHTVRVDNEDTVDIKSCITDSKATTTEYIGPYTFTNPAGSFFQNNNSILPSFTTYVRDRILPPTGSGMEIKYLIDAYSGSGLFTITLSSLFQHSIGIDIAADSIAYASRNAALNGLNEDRCKFIAADAGELFKSVTYNRDETVVVLDPPRKGCNADFLGQLRKFGPRRVLYVSCNVHTQARDVGVLVRGEGEGERYEIESLRGFDFFPQTGHVEGVAILNRVDTKA
- a CDS encoding GDP-Man:Man(3)GlcNAc(2)-PP-Dol alpha-1,2-mannosyltransferase — translated: MSDDSFAAPADSPPIPSPPDSSNEKMSVVSGWVTLFLLIAIPLLGNALRNFLGWTLRKRTEGRRAHLLALMTEEDKAARANDPQGSSETKLVFDVDDDLKITLDKQKDWDGVVGFFHPFCNAGGGGERVLWAAIRATQDRWPNAKCVVYTGDHDVTKDAILSRVKHRFNIELHAPTITFLYLSKRDWVLASSWPHFTLLGQSIGSIILAWDAFSLLVPDVFVDTMGYAFALGLCKFLFPKVPTGAYVHYPTISTDMLESLDPNSAVGTQGVNAGKGVGAQGVAKKTYWQLFAVLYSWVGSTVDIVMTNSTWTQGHIQSLWGPYRTGKSKKDPIVVVYPPTAVREMEQEVEVSEESEKRREKAIVYLAQFRPEKNHQLIMQSFATFLKRKSEASKGARLILIGSVRDDHDSKRVYQLRLLANELGIKNSVEFHLDASWSEILEWLRKAYIGVNGMWNEHFGIGVVEYQAAGLISVVHDSAGPKFDIVVPIDGEPTGFHATTEEEFADGYEKALSLPDPLAVRLRARESAKRFTEEEFAKKWTVQMARLVTLAR
- a CDS encoding Glutathione hydrolase is translated as MSSRAHINNALRRVFGVRRLCLLFAQYGLLAASPVNEEYLFRSEGGTRGAVASEARECSYIGRDLLARGGNAVDAMVGTTFCVGVIGMYHSGIGGGGFMLVRDEKGNYEAIDFRESAPAAAHENMYQGNVEGSIHGGLSVGVPGEVRGLEYAHKKYGKLPWKTIMQGAIKVANDGFRVNGDMNKFVSKLSAGKYNFLVEDPSWAEDFTRDGQLLREGDTIRRPRYARTLQAIADHGSEAFYTGPIAESMIKTIQEFNGTMTLEDFANYKVISRKVLHTEYKGYDVYGVSSPAGGAVSLNILNTMDGYEDQSQDGNLTLHRYIEAMKFAYGARLRLGDPDFVDDVPDFEEEMLNSTTAEKIRSRIDPLTTQDIEKYDPSRIYSSNGHGTSHIVTADADGMAVSLTTTVNLIFGSLLMDNLTGVILNNEMNDFSIPGVPNEFGFAPAKENFIRPNKRPLSSCTPIIVSLKDGTLVAVLGAAGGSRIISSTTQVAWRILTSPSWTVKDAVREPRMHNQLLPNQLLLENRFSRWEVPGLRAKGHNITWVEEGLSAVQALTRDRDGVFDVAAESRQKNSGGFTL
- a CDS encoding General transcription and DNA repair factor IIH subunit TFB4, yielding MDAVDVSEHYEVSTREDTPSLLTIVLDTNPRAWAAIGNVLPLSRAIANILVFVNAHLAFSNANQVALIAAHVDRAQWLYPTPPKPTRDASGDVSMKDAAPAQTSSANKFPQFAQIEAAVLDSVRKLMDQTTEADLAATTTQLSGALTLALCHINKAAQALCSPTANLEDSHKATTTAPPTVRGRILVISVSDSEPSQYIPTMNAVFAAAHAQVAIDTLSLTGDPTFLQQACFNTGGTYLAATHPQGLLTYLMFGLIADTEAREALVAPTHDTVDFRAACFCHGRVVDTGFVCSICLSIFCELPENSECLTCGTKLSLGNYGAKPAVVPRKKKKKRRIVNGGSREETGSATGTPRP